In Stieleria varia, one genomic interval encodes:
- a CDS encoding cell division protein FtsH, with the protein MNDETGAQNLSDDAIRHRLATAYHEAGHAVMALSLGRLIQKITIEPSKTATGISRLGLCEFRKGRSKASKTLLDDQVLILFAGMVAEARFTGEYCQAGAAQDLREIRNLLANRASNERQLEKLQRRMLEKTEHLLFDETLVRAIESIALELMQKTTISGRAARHLFEHA; encoded by the coding sequence ATGAATGACGAGACCGGTGCACAGAATTTGAGCGACGATGCAATCCGACATCGGTTGGCGACCGCCTATCACGAAGCCGGCCATGCGGTGATGGCGTTGTCGCTGGGACGTTTGATTCAGAAAATCACCATCGAACCGAGCAAGACTGCGACGGGCATCTCGCGACTCGGGCTATGCGAGTTTCGCAAGGGCCGATCCAAAGCATCAAAGACACTGTTGGACGATCAAGTGTTGATCCTCTTTGCCGGCATGGTCGCAGAAGCTCGTTTTACGGGCGAGTACTGCCAGGCCGGTGCCGCACAAGACTTGCGAGAAATCAGAAATTTACTCGCGAACCGTGCCAGCAACGAACGTCAACTGGAAAAGCTCCAGCGGCGTATGCTGGAAAAAACCGAGCATCTGCTGTTCGACGAAACGCTCGTTCGCGCCATCGAATCCATTGCCTTGGAGTTGATGCAAAAGACGACCATCAGCGGTCGCGCCGCTCGGCATCTTTTCGAACACGCTTGA
- a CDS encoding SHOCT domain-containing protein has product MQQLSPEGEQLAENLSRRYGFSLDAIRHMMVAVYNGNGSMAQFNHPEFGGSGQWMQGGMTMVGDMFNNSLKGSVSSICGEISSDMRSQPGMMQSGSFQSQSQGGSGHQAQSTGGQQGQSSLFVPDPESQWWPSELGSPNSLGSQNNVRYAYFAGLCRLAVKTGNEVWVYDTLDHHIGGFSQQQGMGSSITFTSQYGVVNLSALPVVSRNGQSVQTPPIPAPMEMSTATKTTTPEYSEPASGASQPPSASSCLAQSSDEILHALSKLGDLKSQGILTEDEFNAKKADLLSRL; this is encoded by the coding sequence ATGCAGCAACTCAGCCCCGAAGGCGAACAACTCGCTGAAAACCTTTCTCGCCGATACGGATTCAGCCTGGATGCGATCCGGCACATGATGGTCGCCGTGTACAACGGCAATGGATCGATGGCTCAGTTCAATCATCCGGAGTTCGGCGGTTCCGGTCAGTGGATGCAGGGCGGGATGACGATGGTGGGGGACATGTTCAACAACAGTCTCAAGGGCAGCGTCAGCTCGATCTGTGGCGAGATCTCAAGTGACATGAGAAGCCAGCCGGGCATGATGCAATCAGGGAGCTTTCAATCCCAGAGCCAAGGCGGCAGTGGACATCAGGCACAGTCGACCGGTGGTCAGCAAGGACAATCCAGTCTCTTCGTCCCTGATCCGGAATCCCAGTGGTGGCCTTCAGAGCTTGGATCGCCCAACTCCTTGGGTTCGCAAAACAACGTCCGCTACGCTTACTTTGCCGGATTGTGTCGCTTGGCGGTCAAGACGGGAAACGAAGTTTGGGTATACGACACGCTGGATCACCATATTGGCGGGTTTTCGCAGCAGCAGGGAATGGGCAGCTCGATCACGTTCACCAGTCAATACGGCGTCGTGAATCTGTCAGCGTTGCCCGTTGTTTCTCGAAACGGACAAAGCGTGCAGACGCCGCCGATTCCTGCGCCGATGGAGATGTCGACGGCCACAAAAACGACAACTCCAGAATACAGCGAGCCTGCAAGTGGCGCATCACAGCCGCCCTCCGCATCGTCATGTCTGGCTCAGTCATCCGATGAAATCCTGCATGCACTGTCGAAACTCGGCGATCTGAAATCGCAAGGCATTTTGACGGAAGACGAGTTCAACGCAAAGAAAGCGGATTTGCTGAGCCGGCTGTAA
- a CDS encoding LutC/YkgG family protein, producing the protein MKTPVMKAHTRSRQAILDALDSSPTTVPPLPELDVQQLTTFDDPLGQFIQSLAFVGGEAHVIDRPEKAYEILSGIPAFSNAKQIASVVPEAVQGNVDAASFEDPHALSGLDWTIARGEFMVAENGAIWVDGETLPHRVMIFIAQYLAIVVPRGQIVCNMHQAYERVGKVNAAFGIFVSGPSKTADIEQSLVLGAHGCRKLQVFIVGE; encoded by the coding sequence ATGAAAACTCCTGTCATGAAAGCGCACACGCGTAGCCGCCAAGCCATCCTAGACGCGTTGGACTCCAGCCCCACGACGGTCCCGCCGCTGCCCGAACTGGACGTGCAGCAACTCACCACCTTTGACGATCCGCTGGGCCAGTTCATCCAATCGCTGGCGTTCGTAGGCGGGGAAGCACACGTGATCGATCGTCCGGAAAAGGCCTATGAGATCCTCAGCGGCATTCCCGCTTTCAGCAATGCCAAGCAGATTGCATCTGTTGTCCCCGAAGCGGTCCAGGGAAACGTGGATGCGGCGAGTTTCGAGGACCCTCACGCGTTATCGGGGCTGGATTGGACGATCGCCCGTGGCGAGTTCATGGTGGCCGAGAACGGTGCGATTTGGGTCGACGGCGAAACGCTGCCCCATCGCGTGATGATCTTCATCGCTCAATACTTGGCGATCGTCGTGCCCCGCGGCCAGATCGTTTGCAACATGCATCAAGCGTACGAGCGAGTGGGCAAAGTCAACGCGGCGTTCGGCATCTTTGTCTCCGGCCCGAGCAAGACTGCGGACATCGAACAGTCGCTCGTCCTCGGTGCCCACGGTTGCCGCAAACTCCAAGTCTTCATCGTCGGCGAGTAG
- a CDS encoding lactate utilization protein B, whose translation MLPIVQHPEAARPFVTDENRSPWHDSALWFVRSKRDKQAASVPEWEYLRSVASGIKTHTIAHLPFYLREFEKNATARGAVVHWAKDAAEHNEIVLSILRANKTQRIVKSKSMLTEECGLNHFLEDNGIDVVDTDLGERIVQLRGETPSHIVLPAIHIKKEEVGETFHDHLGTDQGASDPQYLTEAARGHLRGKFLSGEIGITGVNFAIAETGGFVVCTNEGNADLGVSLPRVHIACMGMEKLIPRQRDLGVFTRLLARSATGQPITSYTSHFFGPRDENSELHIILVDNGRTKLRESDTFRSALHCIRCGACMNTCPVFRRSGGHSYRATVPGPIGSVLSPARDASQYKSLPYACSLCGSCTDVCPVKIPLHHQLLAWRGELVGKGLLPWSKRVSMKFASALFQHPRLFALSGRIGRTALRILPHWMTHNRLNTWTIARELPKPPRESFSQWYQRNRGGESKLDSRSDSGNPTMETRR comes from the coding sequence ATGCTGCCGATCGTCCAACATCCCGAAGCCGCCCGCCCCTTCGTCACCGACGAAAACCGGTCACCGTGGCATGACTCCGCCCTCTGGTTCGTCCGCAGCAAACGCGACAAGCAAGCCGCATCGGTTCCCGAATGGGAATATCTCCGCAGCGTTGCGTCCGGCATCAAGACGCACACCATTGCCCACTTACCGTTCTATCTACGCGAGTTCGAAAAGAACGCGACCGCACGTGGCGCCGTGGTGCACTGGGCCAAAGATGCCGCTGAGCACAACGAAATCGTGCTCAGTATCTTGCGAGCCAACAAGACACAACGGATCGTCAAGAGCAAGTCGATGTTGACCGAGGAATGTGGCTTGAACCATTTCCTGGAGGACAACGGCATCGATGTGGTCGACACCGATTTGGGCGAACGCATCGTTCAACTGCGTGGCGAAACCCCCAGCCACATCGTGTTGCCAGCGATTCATATCAAGAAGGAAGAAGTCGGTGAGACGTTTCACGATCACCTGGGCACGGACCAAGGTGCCTCTGACCCGCAGTACTTGACCGAAGCCGCTCGCGGCCACCTGCGTGGCAAATTTCTCTCCGGCGAAATCGGCATCACCGGTGTCAATTTTGCCATCGCGGAAACCGGCGGCTTTGTCGTCTGCACTAACGAAGGCAACGCGGACTTGGGCGTCTCGCTGCCGCGTGTCCATATCGCTTGCATGGGAATGGAAAAGCTGATTCCCAGGCAACGCGACCTCGGCGTTTTCACACGCTTGCTGGCACGCTCGGCGACCGGTCAACCGATCACCAGTTACACTTCACACTTTTTCGGACCACGCGACGAGAATAGCGAACTGCACATCATCTTGGTCGACAACGGACGCACCAAACTGCGCGAGAGCGATACCTTTCGTAGCGCGCTTCACTGCATCCGCTGCGGCGCGTGCATGAATACGTGTCCCGTCTTTCGTCGCAGCGGCGGTCACAGCTATCGCGCCACGGTCCCCGGACCGATCGGCTCGGTCCTGTCTCCCGCCCGCGATGCCTCCCAATACAAAAGCTTGCCCTACGCTTGCAGCCTGTGTGGTTCTTGCACCGACGTCTGCCCGGTCAAGATTCCTTTGCATCATCAACTGCTGGCTTGGCGTGGTGAACTTGTCGGGAAAGGACTCTTGCCGTGGAGCAAACGAGTTTCGATGAAATTTGCATCAGCACTCTTTCAACATCCTCGTCTGTTTGCACTCTCGGGTCGAATCGGGCGAACCGCACTACGGATCCTGCCGCACTGGATGACGCATAACCGGCTGAACACTTGGACGATTGCTCGCGAGTTACCCAAGCCGCCGCGTGAATCGTTTTCTCAGTGGTACCAACGCAACCGAGGTGGCGAGTCGAAACTTGATTCGCGATCGGATTCCGGCAACCCGACGATGGAGACCCGGCGATGA
- the dapA gene encoding 4-hydroxy-tetrahydrodipicolinate synthase produces MAGRKGSDFAGVSVAIITPFSHGDVDYGRLREQIDFQLDAGTKCIVPVGTTGESPTLTHAEHEKVIEEVIQHVAGRAKVMAGTGSNSTAEALRLTKRAAAAGADATLQVAPYYNKPTQEGFYQHFKAVAESVDIPVCVYNIPGRCGKEIEVATIQRLAELPGITMVKEATGKLDQCSEIVGTTNLTVLSGDDSLTLPMMSVGAEGVVSVVGNLVPADMIRLVNAAASGDFATAKSMHHQLFSLCNRMLGLSTNPIPVKTAMKMLGRDTGELRLPMTPLTDKQAEVLRETLLGYRLGLN; encoded by the coding sequence ATGGCTGGTCGAAAAGGTTCTGATTTTGCAGGCGTTTCCGTGGCGATCATCACGCCATTCTCTCACGGCGATGTCGACTATGGTCGCCTGCGGGAACAGATTGATTTTCAGCTCGATGCCGGTACGAAATGCATTGTCCCGGTCGGAACGACGGGGGAATCGCCGACACTGACACATGCTGAACATGAGAAAGTGATCGAGGAGGTGATTCAGCACGTCGCTGGGCGTGCCAAAGTCATGGCGGGGACGGGCAGCAACAGCACCGCCGAGGCGTTGAGGCTGACCAAGCGTGCAGCAGCAGCAGGCGCCGATGCGACCCTGCAAGTCGCACCGTATTACAACAAACCGACCCAGGAAGGTTTCTATCAACACTTCAAAGCGGTCGCCGAATCGGTCGATATTCCGGTTTGCGTCTACAACATCCCCGGCCGATGTGGAAAGGAAATTGAGGTAGCGACGATTCAGCGTCTGGCCGAATTGCCAGGAATCACGATGGTCAAGGAAGCGACGGGCAAGCTGGATCAGTGCTCTGAAATCGTCGGCACGACCAATCTGACCGTCCTCTCGGGCGACGATTCGCTGACGTTGCCCATGATGAGCGTCGGTGCGGAAGGTGTGGTGTCGGTGGTCGGAAACCTTGTCCCCGCCGATATGATTCGCTTGGTCAACGCCGCCGCCAGTGGTGACTTCGCGACGGCCAAATCGATGCACCATCAGCTTTTCTCGCTCTGCAACCGAATGCTCGGCCTGTCGACGAATCCGATTCCGGTCAAAACCGCGATGAAAATGCTCGGACGAGACACCGGCGAGTTACGATTGCCGATGACACCGCTGACGGACAAGCAAGCCGAGGTGCTACGCGAGACCCTGCTGGGATATCGACTGGGGTTGAACTGA